tagAAACTAATAATTACATTACTTGATATATAGTAAAAGTTTTTGGAGTAACaacaaacttaatttttttatctctttaaactATATTAATAATTTCATTTGATATCTTTGCACAGTTGCACTAAAATACATTATCAGCAGGCTACTAAtactaaatgaaataaaacataataaatagagagagaaagagaatattTATAAACTCAACAAACTTAAAGcatcaaataatattattaatttattaataatacatATTGTCATAAGGTTACAGATCGATGACGATTTATCAATATAAGAATaatgtaaattaattaaaattttgcgTATATTAAAACTTAATTACTTACATAgtataactaataattaaaattatttatttagtttcataataaatgctattttttaatttgaataattagtttgtacttattataccatatattcaataatttattgaaaaaagaatattaatataatgaataaaaaaataattagcaaAAGATATTGTTTAAAGAATAAGGACGAATAAATTCCTAACTAATTTGAATTTAGAGACAATTAGGCGTCTACCCATTTTTTATTGTCCACGTTGGCACTTGAGGACTACCTCAGCAAGCATGGCATGACAGCTCAACCATGTAACCTGACAAGTCATTGTTTTCTGTCAGGACTTAATGAAAAAATACTCACAGGGTCCACGTTGTGTCACGAAAATAGAAAACAGGGGCCGAAGtgaaatgtttttattttaaaggatCGCGTTgtcattttgaaaaatgaacaGGATTGGATTGGTGGTTcactctttaattttgtttgagGGTTctaattttgagatttttttttcaattttattgatttatttttcatcatttttaatttattttattaatgtcaAAGTCGACTACCAATCCGATTCGATTCGAAAATTGTCAAATCGTATTGAATCCTAAGATAAAAAAACCTCAATATCCGATCTGATCCGATTTGTAAACTTAAGTGCATATCAAATTGCGAATTCACCTAAATCCAACCTAATTCAATCCATGAATACCCCTTCTTACATTATAAACTTCATCTTCCTCTCATTTCAATGTGTATCAGTATACTCTACACATTTACACCTCCTTTACTCTACCACCACCACtgtcatcaccaccaccacctttcTCACCTCTACCTCCACTCTTCACCCTCACCGTCACCTTATTATACCACTATTCACTCTACTTCCATTATCTCGTTGTCACGACCTACCTTAGCCTTTACCTCCATTTATGTCTTCGTAATTGCACACCTTTGTCCTCATTATTGCTTAATTAATGGAGCATAATAAACAAGCAAGGCCTTCACCCTTTCCATATTTTGGGGTTTGCCCATTTATGCATATTCCCCTCCAAACTATGTCATTCATCTTCTCTTCCATTGTCATCGTTGGAGCCATCTCCAATTGAATCGAAATCCCGAGTCATTATTGTCGTTAGTGATGCAATGGCTAATGTGGCTGTAACTCTAACTATGGTTGTGGTTCTGGTTTGCAAGTTGGGTAATCGAATCAAATTTATTAGCTATGGTGGCAAAAGAGTGAAGGTCATGGGTTTGACAAATGgtggatttatttttttatttttttatgtgtattttataaatatgagGGAGTACATTATTGTAGAGATTGGTAAATTTGAGGATTGCAAAGGGAAGCAATGCAAATGATAGTGGTGATTGTAATTTCGGTTTTGTTATGGTTGTGAATGATGGATTGTTATTAAGAGTGAGGGTGAGGAGGAGAAAGTGGAAGTAGAGATGAAGCAGGGCCGAGTTGGGGCAAGGGTGGTTGTTGTGGACAGTATATGCTCGTATCAAGATCCAACAAGGAGGTCCAAGGCCTTTTTCGTTGttaaggctgcgtttgtttgTAAGTACAACATTGAGATAAggataaacataaaattttgtttagtAGATGAGATGTGGATAGAAATGTTATgttcagaaatatgaattagtatattttgtgtctATTCTAACAGAAAAGACATAAAGACATTAACAAGtgatacaatttattttttattttttattaaaaatatgataataaattaaactttcataatttattttattttattacaaaacaaaatacaagactactaatttttttatttctatctttTGTGTCTTATTTTCAGTATTTTGTCTTATCTTATTCTTATAACCAAATGCAACCTAGGGTCTATTGCTTCTTTTGAGAGAATTCTAACATGGAGAGGCTCAATAAAAATCCGAGGGGTGTCTGGATGACTTAGATTCAGATAGTCCTAGTGGCCCAATTCACATGAACCAAGTATGCTCCTAAAGCTATTGTCCTGTTACCTAACCCTATTTGAAAAGCATACTAGAGGCTGATAGGGTGGAACTCAAAGATAATAAGTAGAGGAAGAAATGTGGTATGTATTTAATTGAAGAAATTTACAAGTAATTGGTGAGTGAAGAGCATATACGAGATTCATGAGTAAAAatgagaaataaaagaaatagtgCCGCAGAATGATGCAGAAGGGTATAGTAACTCCTCAATTACTCCAAGCATACGCAGTACCTgaagaattgaaaaaaaaactatagatgagaaagggaacaaagggaaaagaaaattataccAGCAATCACTGCTTCTCATAACCAACCAGCCTCTTGCTATTAATTCTCTCTCTAGTGCTCCTTCTTGGGCCCATATCATGCTGATTGAATGCCAACTGTCTTTCTattgtaacaatatttttttctgaGGTTGCAAGTTTTTCAATTACATGCTCTTCCTCATTCATGTGCCTAACATTACTCTCCCCATCAAGAGCAAGCTTGTCCTCAAGGTTGAATATGGGAAAGAGCTTGAGAAATTGATCAACATCTTCCCAACTCGTTTCTGTGGCAGCACCGTATCCCCACTGAATTTTCCAATGCAAAGCTTCCTTGTCACCACGCAAGATAGAGTGTTGGGATAAAATCCAAGAAGTCTCTAAGATTGATCTGAGCTCCGTTGTAGTTAAAGGCAGTGGTAGATACTGGGATTTATGGTCACCACGAAATTGCTTAAGTGCCGATATATGAAAAACATTATGGATACGGGTTTCTGGCGGTAATTTCAACGGATTGACTACCTTACTGAGTTTTCTTCCAATTCTAAAAGGGCCAAAATAATGCAACCCAAGTTCTGATGCTTCCACAATGCCAGCGAATGTTGGCGATATGGCTGCAATTTGACTAGCACTAAATCATTGAAGCTACTAAGACAGGAGACTCTCTTCGCCAAGATTTCTAAGTGCCTCTTTGGAACTAATGAGGGGATTACTTAGGCCACACGATTACAGGTGGTGGTGTTCTCATGGAATCGGCTAAGATGCAAGCAATTCAAGATTGGCTTGAACCTAGTAGTGTTAATCAGCTTCGTGGCTTTTTAGGCCTCATGGGATATTATCGCCGCTTCATCCTTTTCTGGTGGGGGATTTCGCTCCTTATCCTAATTTAATGCTGCTGCAACTCCAGTATTCATCACCTTAACCAACTCTTCCACCAATATTAGGCTGTCTTGAGATTTTTCATGTTAGCTGATGGTTCACCCTCTTGAGTAAGTGTAGCTTCCTCACTTGATTGAGTAAAGTCAAGACTAAATGATAGTGcttcaaaatcattcttcaatgcAGTATTGGCAACCATCATTATTCCATCATTCACGGCTTGAGCGGGTGAATGACTGCATGGTGCACATAAAATACTTTAAGAATGTACagaaaatattgaaaaagaaatttattaagTAGAATTTACACATTAGGAGGAGCTACTTCCTCATGAGGTTCTTGCTGAAGTTGTTGAGGTTGTTCCTCGGTATATTCCTCTATGGGAGACTTTGCAGCAGGTTGTTGAGGTTGTGGAGGACTGTAGGATTACATAAAAAGAATTAAGTAGCGAAACTATTAGAAACGGAATTTAATTAATACAACCAAACTAAGTGACCCTAATTCACGTGAAATACACTGAAATACAAACTAAGTACACcgctatttattttttgattgcAACACGGAATGTCAAATTAAAAAGACATGCAACTCAATAAAACACGCACAAAATGACACCAGAAGAACTACAACAAATTTCTATGGACTAGTTACAACAAATGTATGAACAAAGTCCCTCAAAATGgacaaaatcactcaaacatacaaaaaaaaaagaaaaacatcagAAGCAATACAACAAAATTTTGTTGTCTAGTTATAATAAAAAGAGGACAATAACACCAAGTGCACCTCAAATTATATGCAATACACCGAAAGACAAACCAAACACCAAAACTATTAGAaaagaattttaattaatacttaTGCATTAATAGGTTCTTCTATATATTCCTCTATGGGAGACTTTACAGCTGTTTGTTGAGTTTGCAAAGGGCTTGAGACAGGTGTTTTCAAAGGAGGAGCAAATACTTAAAGTGGAACTCTactaaagacaaaaataaaaaatttaatatggaATAAATATTTAGGTGCAAATGATTAACTCACTAATTATAACACTGAAAATGAATTGGAAAACTCATATGTCCAGTGGTTCAGATTGAGAATGAGTTTGTTTTCAAAGAACAATTATTTGCTCTTTAGGATTATTATCTATATTGCTTCCTGAACAAGGGTTAGTTCATTCAATGATTCTTCTAGTTCCTTGAACCTAAAATGCATCGAAATCAAGTTACTATTACATCTCAAGCATTTAATAAAAACAGAacttcttttatattaaaagttagggttaagtacgattttggtccttaaggtaggggttgaaaatttttttcgtccccaactttttttttttttgcatacaaaatcgtCTCTAAGGTTCAACttggttttaaaatcgtccttcgtACAATTATATTCTCACCCCTATCACAATTTCGTCATCTCCTCTCTTGCTCTGCTTCTTCATCCCTGCTCAATGATTTCCATAAACTTATTTTCATGGTAATTCCTCGGATTTTAAATTCGTTTACAAAACTTGCATATTATAAAAAACAAACCAAGATActtaaacaataatcaacaaattcagcagCATTCAATATTCCAGATTCAAGCCAAATAAACCAGACGCAGAAATTCACCCAATCAACAGAACATGACATTGCAGCAACatcaacaaatcaaaatattcaTCAAGCAAAAAATTCAGATATTCATCAGACAACAATTTGGAAATAGATCCATGAGCAGAAAAATTTCACAACGAATTTTGATTATGTAAGACAAACAAGAAATCTAGTTCACATAGCGGCCGGCGCTGAGGGTTGTGGAGCAGTAACGAGAATGCGGGGAGCAGTGACGAGCGGTGAGTAAGGAAAAACAACAGCGAGCGGTGAGGGACGAGGACCAGAAGCGGCGGCGAGGACCAGAAGTACCAGCGGCAGTGGCTGCAGCGGCGGCAGTGaataaattttggtaaaaatgacgattttaatattaagttAAACCTTTGGGACGATTTTGTAAGCAAAAAAAGGTTGGGGATGAAAAAAATTTCAGCTCCTACCTTAGGGACCAAAATTGTACTTAACCCTAAAAGTTACATAGGTGcagttttttctttcttttttttttgttgtctttttttctttaagaaaatcttaaagggctttttcttctaaaaaatatataaaatcagAAGCAGGTTATGGtagcacaagaaataaagaaattgTAAGAGAAATAGAAATTACATGTTATCACTTGGTTGATTTATAGAGCTCTAATAGCTTGTTTGTATTTGAAACACATGATCATTTTCATTTGCCAAATTTACATGTAGCATTCTAAAGACAAAATAAACATTATTCAATAAAACTAGAGTAATTACATtagattttagaaaattttagtAAAGAAAGAATTTTAGATATTGAATCTTATGTTTGCGAAGAATCATAGTGAGTTTCTGTGGAGTGGAGCCCACTTTTTGGAATAGCGATGGTTTTTTCCTGCATTCTGTAAAAGCAAACAATCATcaggtaaaaaaataataaaagaatatcatttgttttcttcaatcttgctttttttatttcttgcattTCTTCACTTTTGACAATGCATGCaaaaaaattctattaataaataaaattttgatgaaaaaaagaaCATAACATTACAATGATAGTTTCTGAATCTTACTCATTATTAgattcaaattttctttttgcAAAGATGAATCCTCAATAACATGCTTCTTTTTTTTAGATTCCATCCTGAAAAAGTAAAAATCATCAGATAAATAAACacaataaaattgataaaatatacCGAAAAGTAATACTTACTTTTTTGCAGGCTTgtgaattttttcttcaatcTTTTTGTTATTTCCTCCATTTTTTCACTTCTGACAATACAtgcaaaaaattcttttaataagtaaaattttgatgaaaaacaAAACATAGCATTATAATGATAGTTTTTGAATATTACTCATCATcagattcaatttttttttggtagatGAATCCTCAATAATGTGGTTCCTTTTTTGGGATTCTATCCTGTAAAAGCAAACGATCATCAAGCAAATAAGCACAATATAATTgacaaaatacaccaaaaaataATACTTACTTCTTTGTCTGatattgttttcttctcttgggTGTCTCCTCCAAGTCATGTTTAGAATTAGATTCAAACACATAAACACTTGCTTTCACTTTTCGAAGTTGAGTGAGATATAAGTCTTTTCTTGTGGCTTCTtttgttccttattttcttcgtttctttttctcttatttttgtcttttgatTGATCTCTCAAATGTTCTCTTCTCATGATGCCccaaaacagaaaaatattagTTTGCATAATATATTTAGAATAAATACAccgaaattaaagaaaaaattctgTTGAGTTATCATTTCATCCTTTATCTTAGCTTCTATTCTTTCAATCAATATCTCCCTAATCCAATGTTGCACCCATGGTGGTCCAGAAAGTGTATCCACCGACTTATTTTTGTGTGTGAATTCATGAAAACATATAATCATAAGAGCAAAGGGGCAGCTATCAACTGcatatttctttttcaatgtGTGCTATCAGATACTCTTGATGAGGAAGTTGAGCACatgaaccaccccaattccactCTCGTATTATATCCACATGAAGAATGGCCGACATGTgaatcaaaaaaaatttgtttatcgTTGTCGGCAACAAGAAGCACTTCTGAAGGTAGAGGATGAATGTCTTCTTGAAtttcaactaatttttttctctatcaACACTCATCTCTATCATAGAGTTTGTCAATTGCGACAAATCCAAGCCTTGGAAGTTTCTAATAAAAGCAGCAAAAATATTTCAACGATAcagaaataatttgaaaaaacatCGAAATTTGATTTACAAAATAGATTACAAAATGGATTTTTACCAGATACATTCAAGTCAAGAGCATCTTGTATATTTTCTTAGGTGATGTCGATTACACTATATCGTGTGTGTAGTCTGTTATTGTACAGATCAAATGAATATGCCAATTCTTTCAAGAGTTTTAAGAGCTTATACGACACATTCATGGCAGGGATATGCGTCATAGCACCAAATTCCAATTCTTCAATAATTGCTTTCTTCTCATTGCTCATGTTGTGGAATATATCATGAATGGATCTTGTGAGCATCTCAAATCATGAGTTTTCTGTAAATAAATGAGAATCatataaataaactatatatgCTTAcattatattttggtattttggtGCTTCCTTTTTTGCGGTGCTCCTCccagtaattttttttattgtttttttctgtaaggaataaaaaataagattaataAATAACAACAACACCAAATACACCTCAATTTAGACAAAATACACCTAAAGACAAACCAAATATATCGCTATTTCTTACTTACATCACATAATGTGAGTTTAAAAAGACATGCAACTCAATCAAACATGTATAAAATGATACCAGAAGCATTATAACAAAATTCTATGGGTTAGTTACAACAAAAGGAAGACAAAGTGCACCTCAATTCACATGAAATACAGCGAAAGAGAAACTAAATACACcgctattatttttttattacatcaAATAATGTGAGTACTAAGTGCACATCAATTCACATGAAATACACCGAAAGAGAAACTAAATACACcgctattatttttttattacatcaAATAATGTGAGTACTAAGTGCACATCAATTCACATGAAATACACCAAAAGACAAATCAAATACACggctattatttttttattatatcaaaCAATGTGAGTTCAAAAAGATATGCAACTCAATCAAACATGCATAAAATGATACTAGAAGCTACAACAAAATTCTATGACTAGTTACAACAAATTCATGAACAAAATTCctgaaaaatagacaaaaacaCATGCAAATCACTCAAATATGTACAAAATAACATTAGAAGCACATGAACAATATTTTGAATTTCTGATGTCTAGTTATAGCGAAAAAAGGACAACAACACCAAGGATACCTAAATTCAGACAAAATACACCAAAAGTTGTTACTAGTTGCTAAACACGAACTCAGTTCAAAATATGTAAATGCTCAAACATGTACAAATACACATTCAAATTCCTCAAACATATGTAAATATAGGTTAAACTATACAAGAAATACTGTGTAAGATTTTTACATCGACCTAACACAGTTATCACCAAATGAACAGTACaatgaaaacaataatatgTACTTTAATGCAAGAACTCAAAATGAATATACGAATTAAACAGAAATATGACTATCTAGTGTTTTCGCGATCGAAATGAGAAAGACAGAAGTGAAAAAACTGATTTCGGTGAGTGAGTAGTACCTTGAATAATCTTTCGCTTTCTGTTTCTGTGCTTGTGAAGATTTTGAACGTAGCTTGAAgattttcttgaattttcaCAATGAATTTGAGAgatttttgagaaattttgaGTATCGTTTGAATTTTGATCAAGAGAGAAGAAGCGTTTTTCATTTTAAGTTCGCGCCATATATTGATTAACGAGAGTGCGTATTTATACGCACTCTAATCTAAAGTTGgtttttattgagtttggaTTAATTTAGTTGGACTtgattgacaaaaaaaattgtatgtaTAGTAGAGTTATAAAACTAAATATGagatcaaaatataaattaagctAAAAAATTCATTCTTTAAAATTGTccatttatttgattttagtatttaatattattttaatttgttgtaaaaaataatacttttttaaatttatttatgaaaatttcctttttctttatgtagCAAGTAGCAACAAAGTTTAATAGTTAAAGGAAGAAATTTACTTGCAATAtgtctttatataaaattaatatttaaaactaattaaataatttaaaaaatttaactaaataataatctaataatttttaactctcAATGCACATGAGCCTTCACCtgagttaaaattaaaattaagaattatTAGATTCcattcaagaaaataataatggaaTGGAAAacttcaaaataataataacgcTTTGCCAGCCTAAGTTGTAAAGCTGTAATTCAATTTTGCTTTGTCCATCGTTGGCGGCGAGTGGCGAGCCACCACCTATAAAATAATAAGGCTTCTTACATTCAAAGAATCGAAGGAATCCTTCCTTTttgcttcaaaattcaaataataacaaTGGGAATTCCGTCGGAACTGAGAGACATGTGGGTGTCCCGCAGAGAATCCTTCCTTATTGCTTCTCCCGCCGAAGAAAGGAAGATTGTTAGGACTAAGAAATGCACCCATGGTAtgatttctcttttcttttctttaattagTAAACTGGATGCTTGAAAATCATGTAAAGTAGTTACTTTAGTTTTTGAAGATCTCGAGGGGGGCAAAAAATTGCTATTGAGTACTCAGATCAAATTTATGGCATCTTTGTTGATTATGTGATGAATTGTATTTGTGTTGAATCCAGATGTGTCTCTACCACTATGCCAACACCCTTGTTGGTTGTCACtggtgattttgaaatttgtttaattattttattttattatgggTAAGAACTTTTGTCCCCTCATTTCTTTTCTGGAAAAAATGCTTTGTTGTTATTGTATAGTCTACTTAGTTCTTTGCTAAAAAATTTCCAAACATAGCGGAGTAGGGGATTGCTATAATTGATGCACAATGCAATAACAGTTAAAATGCAGGCTGCATTTTGCTTGGTAAAATTGTTATGGACAAGTTGCAAACTTtcttttgattgaaaaaaaattagtaaataactGTTAAACTTGATCGGAGGTGAGGTAATTGATGTTTGCTTTGCCATACGACAAAAGAAATCTACGCAGCATTTCGTTGTCTTTGGGGCTTTTATCAACATAGTAACATTTTTATGATATCTTTCTAAATGTTGGTAGGGGCCATCGGAATTTGATAGCAGTTAACAATTTTCTGATCTGCAGATGGTGTAATTGCTGGATTCAAAGCAGCTTCCATTGCATGTGTTGCCAGTGCCGTGCCTACAGTAtgtaattttcattttgttCAGAACTTGCTGACAAAGTTATTATCCTACatctttctttttaataataaagaaaacttTTCAGTTAAaacaatactttttcttttgataaaaGCCTTGTATTTCTCTAGTTTGTAGGcatttatgtttgattgttgTCATGAATTTGTGGAAAAGAAACATGTTCTAATGTCTATGTAGTGCTCTCTACACCATTTAATACCCCACTAGTTGGCATTTGTTAATGTGTTCCATGACACCATGACTTAAAGGTCTTTATTGGTTTTCCTACCCTTATTGAGTACATATGCCTCGGCATGAATCGTGATATCAGCCACTCAATGATAGGGGGTTTATTCCACTAATTTACGAATGATTGGTTAACCTACTAAAGTTTCTTTTGATTTAATGTTGCATTTTGCAAATTGCAGCTGGCTGCAGTTCGTATGGTTCCATGGGCAAAGGCAAACCTCAATTATGTTGCGCAGGCACTTATCATATCTGCTGGTAGGTTCTCAACTCTCAAGTTTCATTTAAAGTTAAAGCTTATGTAGGAACTTCCGTTGTGGAATATTAAGGGAGACATTCTATTATGTTTTGTACTAACGGAAAAGCTTTTCATTCTTCCTGCATGGTTATGTGTAACTGATTATTTTGTCGTtaacttatatattttgatattctTTGTGAAAATTTAACCTTAACATTAATTGGCTGAAAGTAGTCTGTCAAGGGGTTGAATGTTGATAGTCAAATTTTGGTCACCTAGGTGCCTATGCTATGTTGTCTTGTTAATTTCTTCAATAGTCTCCAAATCCAATTGATTTGGATGTTCCTTTCGAAGATGATTGTTAGCTTTTCCCTTTCGGAATTCAATGGTCTGCTAAATTGTTAGCATTGTAGTTGGAAGGATCCTCTATTTTCAATTGGGAGGTTGGACTTTTCTTTTGTCTTGGCTTTCTAGCATTCCTTATCTGTTCTACCTCTTTTTGTATTTTGGTCGTTGTTGCCCAAAATATTGAAAGAAATATACAGAACGTTGGACTATTGAGTACTGAGTACTGAGTATCCTTATAAGTAACATGACATGCTCAAAACTGCAGATTTGTAATTTCTTCCTCCCTTGATCTGTTTTGTT
This portion of the Arachis duranensis cultivar V14167 chromosome 6, aradu.V14167.gnm2.J7QH, whole genome shotgun sequence genome encodes:
- the LOC107495211 gene encoding early nodulin-93, which produces MGIPSELRDMWVSRRESFLIASPAEERKIVRTKKCTHDGVIAGFKAASIACVASAVPTLAAVRMVPWAKANLNYVAQALIISAASIAAYFITADKTILECARRNAQLEDSLRNTRQ